In Chromatiaceae bacterium, a single genomic region encodes these proteins:
- the arsC gene encoding arsenate reductase (glutaredoxin) (This arsenate reductase requires both glutathione and glutaredoxin to convert arsenate to arsenite, after which the efflux transporter formed by ArsA and ArsB can extrude the arsenite from the cell, providing resistance.): MTVKIYHNPRCSKSRQTLQLLEQHAISPQVVEYLKTPPDAAELGRLLDMLGLEPRDLMRKGEAEYKTSGAADPSLSREALIDLMVEHPKLIERPIVVNGRKAALGRPPERVLEII; this comes from the coding sequence ATGACTGTAAAGATTTACCACAACCCGCGATGCAGCAAGTCCCGCCAGACGCTGCAACTCCTCGAACAGCACGCGATCAGCCCGCAGGTGGTCGAATACCTCAAGACCCCACCGGATGCTGCCGAACTCGGCCGCCTACTCGACATGCTCGGCCTCGAACCCCGTGATCTGATGCGCAAGGGCGAGGCGGAATACAAGACGAGTGGCGCCGCCGACCCGTCGCTCAGCCGCGAGGCGCTGATCGACCTGATGGTCGAGCATCCCAAGCTGATTGAGCGGCCCATCGTGGTCAACGGCCGCAAGGCGGCCCTCGGCCGGCCACCCGAACGGGTGCTGGAGATCATCTGA
- a CDS encoding virulence factor BrkB family protein codes for MQADAKDGVLAWLRIGVYQLYGFLVLVAERFRRHEGAQNAAALTYTTLLSLVPLMAVSLAVFSAFPVADRVYDTIQMFLFRNFVPASGEVLQLYLSQFIAKASHLTGAGAAFLVIVALLMMANIDRALNAIWEVRERRRFAIKFLIYWAVLSLGPVLIGASVLVTSYLVSLPILSEAASSGIGRQLLGISPIAASAVAFTMLYLVVPNRRVRLLHALLGGVIAALLFEAAKRGFGFYLTRFPTYEAIYGALATIPIFLVWLYLSWIVALLGAEITHCLSIYRWRSRDQSRCQTGLGDAVGVLLALDEAAALGATPSTAELARLRPRWMEPQLEDLLGELKRMHWVQLTRDGNWVLARRLVDASLAELYASRRFALPREDDPDWPSDRRLAEALRAANDGITRALGVPLASFRLQRAAAVPLQRPDDGSA; via the coding sequence ATGCAAGCTGATGCGAAGGATGGGGTCTTGGCGTGGCTGCGCATCGGGGTGTATCAGCTGTACGGCTTCCTCGTGCTGGTCGCCGAGCGGTTCCGGCGTCACGAGGGTGCGCAGAATGCAGCCGCGCTCACCTATACCACGCTGTTGTCACTGGTCCCCCTGATGGCGGTGTCGCTGGCGGTCTTCTCGGCGTTCCCGGTCGCCGACCGCGTCTACGACACGATCCAGATGTTCCTGTTCCGCAACTTCGTGCCGGCGTCGGGCGAGGTGCTGCAATTGTATCTGTCCCAGTTCATCGCCAAGGCATCGCACCTGACCGGCGCCGGCGCCGCCTTCCTGGTGATCGTCGCATTGCTCATGATGGCCAATATCGACCGCGCGCTGAATGCGATCTGGGAGGTACGCGAGCGTCGCCGCTTCGCGATCAAGTTCCTGATCTACTGGGCGGTGCTGTCGCTGGGTCCTGTGTTGATCGGGGCCAGCGTACTGGTGACTTCCTATCTCGTCTCGCTGCCGATCCTGTCGGAGGCCGCGAGCAGCGGCATAGGCCGGCAGCTGCTGGGAATCTCCCCGATCGCCGCCTCGGCCGTGGCGTTCACGATGCTGTATCTGGTGGTACCCAATCGCCGTGTCCGGTTGCTGCACGCCTTGCTCGGCGGGGTGATCGCGGCGCTGCTGTTCGAGGCGGCGAAGCGCGGGTTCGGTTTCTACCTGACGCGTTTTCCGACCTACGAGGCCATCTACGGTGCGCTCGCGACGATCCCGATATTTCTCGTCTGGTTGTACCTGTCGTGGATCGTGGCCCTGCTCGGCGCCGAGATCACCCATTGTCTCAGCATCTATCGCTGGCGCAGCCGCGACCAGAGCCGCTGTCAGACCGGTCTGGGCGATGCCGTGGGGGTGTTGTTGGCACTCGACGAGGCCGCGGCGCTGGGCGCGACACCGAGCACCGCCGAACTGGCACGGTTGCGGCCGCGCTGGATGGAACCGCAGCTCGAAGACCTGCTCGGCGAGTTGAAGCGCATGCACTGGGTGCAGCTGACCCGCGACGGCAACTGGGTGTTGGCGCGTCGCCTGGTCGATGCTTCGCTGGCGGAGTTGTACGCCAGCCGGCGGTTCGCGCTGCCACGCGAGGACGATCCCGACTGGCCCAGCGACCGGCGCCTGGCCGAGGCGCTGCGGGCGGCGAACGACGGCATCACCCGGGCGCTCGGTGTACCCTTGGCCAGTTTCCGTTTGCAGCGTGCCGCGGCGGTCCCACTGCAGCGGCCGGACGACGGATCCGCTTGA
- a CDS encoding TlpA family protein disulfide reductase, translating into MQKICLSVHAARRFLSVLVISGALTVGAHAATEDFTLPDLDGQQHSLSDYRGRWVLVNYWATWCPPCLEEIPELEVFHTGSEGKAIVLGVNMESIDDGELKQFVDQQFVSYPILLATERPSREQLIGPVEGLPTSYLVSPSGEIVARQVGQVTAQGIQSFIESYESAHPGEVQ; encoded by the coding sequence ATGCAAAAAATCTGTTTGTCTGTTCACGCGGCCCGGCGATTTCTCAGTGTGCTGGTGATCTCTGGCGCCCTGACCGTCGGGGCGCATGCAGCAACCGAGGATTTTACCCTGCCCGACCTCGATGGGCAGCAGCATAGCCTTTCCGACTACCGTGGACGCTGGGTGCTGGTCAATTACTGGGCCACCTGGTGCCCACCCTGTCTCGAAGAGATCCCGGAGCTGGAGGTATTCCACACCGGTTCCGAGGGCAAAGCGATCGTGCTGGGGGTGAACATGGAGTCGATCGACGACGGCGAACTCAAACAGTTCGTCGACCAGCAGTTCGTCTCGTATCCGATCCTGCTGGCCACCGAGCGTCCGAGCCGTGAGCAGCTGATCGGTCCTGTGGAAGGCCTGCCGACATCGTATCTGGTATCACCCAGTGGCGAGATCGTGGCCCGGCAGGTCGGTCAGGTGACCGCACAAGGTATACAGTCCTTCATCGAAAGTTACGAAAGCGCACACCCGGGAGAGGTTCAATGA
- a CDS encoding thioredoxin fold domain-containing protein: MIARLLIALGLVVVSAVAGAQTPRDPGQYFFNETFGDFREELANARAAGKKGILIMFEMDECPFCHRMKTTVLNQPDVQDYFREHFLIFPVDIEGDVEVTDFKGRSTTMKDFAFQQYRVRATPVFAFFDLDGNYIKPARFTGATRDKQEFMQLGRYVVEDAYKDQPFTRYKRAAR; encoded by the coding sequence ATGATCGCGCGCCTGCTGATTGCCCTGGGTCTGGTCGTTGTCAGCGCTGTCGCCGGTGCGCAGACGCCGCGCGACCCCGGCCAGTACTTCTTCAACGAGACATTTGGCGATTTTCGCGAAGAGTTGGCCAATGCACGCGCAGCGGGCAAGAAAGGCATCCTGATCATGTTCGAGATGGACGAATGCCCGTTCTGTCACCGGATGAAGACCACGGTACTCAATCAACCGGATGTCCAGGACTACTTCCGCGAGCATTTCCTGATCTTCCCGGTGGACATCGAGGGTGACGTGGAGGTTACCGATTTCAAGGGTCGCTCCACGACGATGAAGGACTTCGCATTCCAGCAGTACCGGGTGCGTGCGACCCCGGTGTTCGCATTTTTCGATCTCGACGGCAACTACATCAAACCGGCGCGTTTCACCGGGGCGACGCGTGACAAGCAGGAGTTCATGCAGCTCGGCCGGTATGTCGTCGAGGACGCCTACAAGGACCAGCCGTTCACTCGCTACAAACGCGCAGCACGCTGA
- a CDS encoding TolC family protein, which translates to MRVFGFTLLVWVCAVAQAAEQAPLPDPLSLEVALASAPADLPALELADAQRDASDAALAEAQSISGVRLDAIGRLRYIEPSSIAPNRDRNDSSARIALSKRLYDFGYSAARETAARHAGDGSEWRYLDARQKAHLEIMQRYLDVILADLQYARDNEAMAGAYIDADRARDRHELKRLSDVDLLRFEADYQAALNQRMLSQSLQRATRARLAIAMGRPGELASNLVRPAPPDTSLAQPEYEALLKEVLQNNPRLKALRAEVDGAVAALEAARKGFGPVISAEVDAQTYNRKTNTTHPFGAGLLLEVPLLTGGAKDAAIAKAQAELRASSAELSVAEHTLRQEVLDLWLRLSNMRIELEGLKVRGDYRELYLDRSRALYDLEVKTDLGDAMTEISAVRLDLARVEFDWMMTQARLAALAGRLLPGEATQ; encoded by the coding sequence ATGCGGGTCTTCGGCTTCACTCTACTGGTGTGGGTGTGCGCTGTGGCGCAGGCTGCGGAGCAGGCGCCGCTGCCTGATCCCTTGTCGCTGGAAGTGGCGCTGGCATCGGCGCCCGCCGATCTCCCGGCGTTGGAGTTGGCGGACGCGCAGCGCGACGCGAGCGACGCGGCGCTGGCCGAGGCACAATCGATCAGCGGCGTGAGGCTCGATGCGATCGGCCGCCTGCGCTACATCGAACCCTCGTCGATTGCGCCCAACCGCGACCGAAACGACAGCAGTGCACGCATCGCGCTGAGCAAGCGGTTGTACGATTTTGGGTACAGTGCAGCGCGTGAGACCGCCGCCCGACATGCCGGCGATGGCAGCGAATGGCGCTATCTCGACGCCCGGCAGAAGGCCCACCTGGAGATCATGCAGCGCTACCTCGACGTGATCCTCGCCGACCTGCAGTACGCACGCGACAACGAGGCAATGGCGGGCGCCTATATCGATGCCGACCGGGCGCGCGACCGGCACGAACTGAAGCGTCTGTCGGATGTCGATCTGCTGCGCTTCGAGGCCGATTACCAGGCGGCGCTGAATCAACGCATGCTCAGCCAGTCGCTGCAGCGCGCGACCAGGGCAAGACTGGCGATCGCGATGGGCCGGCCCGGAGAGCTGGCGTCGAACCTGGTGCGCCCGGCGCCGCCGGATACCTCGCTCGCCCAACCCGAGTACGAGGCGCTGCTCAAGGAAGTGCTGCAAAACAATCCGCGGCTGAAGGCGTTGCGCGCCGAGGTCGACGGGGCCGTCGCGGCGCTTGAGGCGGCGCGCAAGGGTTTCGGCCCGGTGATCAGTGCCGAAGTGGATGCGCAGACCTACAACCGCAAGACCAACACCACGCACCCGTTCGGTGCCGGGCTGTTGCTCGAGGTGCCGCTGCTCACCGGCGGTGCGAAGGATGCGGCGATCGCCAAGGCACAGGCCGAATTGCGCGCCAGCAGTGCCGAGCTGTCGGTGGCCGAGCACACCCTGCGCCAGGAGGTGCTCGACCTGTGGTTGCGCCTCAGCAACATGCGCATCGAACTCGAGGGGCTGAAGGTGCGCGGCGACTATCGCGAGTTGTACCTCGACCGCAGCCGGGCGCTGTACGATCTCGAGGTGAAGACCGACCTCGGGGATGCGATGACCGAGATCTCGGCGGTCCGTCTGGATTTGGCACGGGTCGAGTTCGACTGGATGATGACCCAGGCGCGTCTCGCGGCGCTGGCTGGTCGTCTGTTGCCTGGGGAAGCGACACAATGA
- a CDS encoding efflux RND transporter periplasmic adaptor subunit: protein MNRSMYGLVAGLLALGTTLPVMAADVPALIGWAQRVELGTLVSGVVSEVHVRPGQAVAKGDPLLSLDQRGFASQVGRRQAEYRHARAMLEEAEREDARAVELYDRTVLSDFERNQALIALEAARATAEGARAQLVAARLDLEHSVLSAPFDGVVLSVNAAPGQSVVSELQSQPLVTVANGRTLQARAEVDAEQASRLQPGQALNATLRGSSARATVDHVGLEPVENGGSTLRYPLLVDVPVGEGPAPRVGETLTLHLE from the coding sequence ATGAATCGATCGATGTATGGACTCGTTGCCGGGCTGCTGGCGTTGGGTACGACACTGCCGGTGATGGCCGCGGACGTACCGGCGCTGATCGGCTGGGCGCAGCGCGTCGAGCTTGGCACCCTGGTATCGGGGGTCGTCAGCGAGGTCCATGTGCGCCCGGGTCAGGCCGTCGCAAAAGGCGACCCCTTGCTCAGCCTCGACCAACGCGGTTTCGCCAGCCAGGTGGGCCGTCGCCAGGCCGAGTACCGGCATGCGCGGGCGATGCTCGAGGAGGCCGAGCGTGAGGATGCACGCGCGGTCGAACTCTACGATCGCACCGTCTTGTCGGATTTCGAACGCAATCAGGCACTGATCGCACTGGAGGCGGCCCGTGCCACCGCGGAAGGTGCGCGCGCCCAACTGGTCGCCGCGCGCCTGGATCTCGAGCACAGCGTGTTGTCGGCACCGTTCGACGGCGTGGTGCTCTCGGTCAATGCCGCGCCGGGGCAGAGCGTGGTCAGCGAACTGCAGAGCCAGCCGCTGGTGACCGTCGCGAACGGTCGCACCTTGCAGGCGCGCGCCGAAGTCGATGCGGAGCAGGCCAGCCGGCTGCAGCCCGGGCAGGCGCTGAACGCGACACTGCGCGGCAGTTCCGCTCGGGCAACCGTCGATCACGTCGGGCTCGAACCGGTCGAGAACGGCGGCTCGACACTGCGTTATCCCTTGCTGGTGGACGTCCCGGTCGGCGAAGGGCCGGCGCCGCGCGTCGGCGAGACACTCACGCTGCACCTGGAGTAG